Proteins from a genomic interval of Clostridia bacterium:
- a CDS encoding DUF975 family protein — protein sequence MTRPEMKQLAKEKLRGNWGNVIIALLLFGLITGAASSLLGIIQLIIAGPMAVGLAAVFLNLFRKGKTDLEDLFVGFKNFANNFITGLLVQLFIFLWSLLFVIPGIVKSYAYAMTFYIQHDHPEMNETDAITASRNMMKGHKADLFCLDLSFIGWYLLVGLTFGILAFYVVPYHRATRTAFYENLKAQQEGGNAAEETAAEETAAEETAAEETVVEEAAAPQEEAQAEETAEEIPAIDEPVFEDAQAEKPIEGDGDVE from the coding sequence ATGACCAGACCTGAAATGAAACAACTCGCAAAAGAAAAATTGCGCGGAAATTGGGGGAACGTCATCATCGCGTTGTTGCTATTCGGCTTGATAACCGGCGCGGCTTCTTCCCTGCTCGGCATCATCCAGCTGATCATCGCCGGCCCGATGGCAGTCGGCTTGGCGGCGGTGTTTCTCAACCTCTTCCGCAAGGGTAAAACCGACTTGGAAGACTTGTTCGTGGGATTCAAGAACTTTGCCAACAACTTCATCACGGGCTTGTTGGTGCAACTGTTCATCTTCCTGTGGAGCTTGCTGTTCGTCATCCCCGGCATCGTGAAGAGTTATGCGTACGCGATGACCTTCTACATCCAACACGACCACCCCGAAATGAACGAGACCGACGCCATCACCGCGTCGCGCAATATGATGAAAGGGCACAAGGCAGACCTGTTCTGCCTCGACCTGTCCTTCATCGGTTGGTACCTCTTGGTCGGCTTGACCTTCGGCATCTTGGCGTTCTACGTGGTGCCCTACCACAGAGCCACCAGAACCGCTTTCTACGAGAACCTGAAAGCCCAACAAGAAGGCGGTAACGCCGCCGAAGAGACCGCCGCCGAAGAGACCGCCGCCGAAGAGACCGCCGCCGAAGAGACCGTCGTCGAAGAGGCCGCCGCTCCCCAAGAGGAAGCGCAAGCCGAAGAAACCGCGGAAGAAATCCCCGCCATCGACGAGCCCGTATTCGAAGACGCGCAAGCCGAAAAGCCCATCGAAGGAGACGGCGACGTGGAGTAG
- a CDS encoding alpha/beta hydrolase, with translation MASIRTKMGRVFIRKFFNMNPDSGKSFEEVAKMISDDGKEVKEGYALVEEATPEGVKFARVKPIGKESEKLVLYFHGGGYTVGLSQDYYYHASDMAKAAGDGVQCILIDYDLAPAFTYPTQHNQAYALWTDVVERQGFKPENIILGGDSAGGNLALSLCLRLRDEGKALPRALYLLSPWADMLASGKSYEDNYNQDPMFGEKKVVLDEEKRARLLKSAMYGWCGDADRKDPLVSPVFGDYAGFPATLFTVGGDEILKDDTMTIAENMKGHGIEARVICDEKMFHIYPLYYKMFPESKRAYKEILAYITEKMQ, from the coding sequence ATGGCGTCTATTCGCACAAAAATGGGACGTGTGTTCATCAGAAAGTTCTTCAATATGAACCCCGACAGCGGCAAATCGTTTGAAGAAGTGGCGAAAATGATTTCGGACGACGGCAAGGAAGTCAAGGAAGGCTACGCGCTGGTCGAAGAGGCTACCCCCGAGGGCGTGAAATTCGCACGGGTGAAACCCATCGGCAAAGAGAGCGAAAAATTGGTGCTCTACTTCCACGGCGGCGGCTACACCGTGGGCTTGTCGCAGGACTACTACTACCACGCTTCGGATATGGCCAAGGCCGCGGGCGATGGCGTGCAATGTATCCTCATCGACTACGATTTGGCCCCCGCGTTCACCTACCCCACCCAACACAACCAGGCCTACGCCTTGTGGACGGACGTGGTCGAACGGCAGGGATTTAAGCCCGAAAATATCATTTTGGGCGGCGATTCGGCGGGCGGCAACCTGGCGCTCTCGCTGTGTTTGAGGCTCCGCGACGAAGGGAAGGCCCTGCCCCGCGCCTTGTATCTGCTGTCCCCCTGGGCGGATATGCTGGCCTCGGGCAAGAGTTACGAAGACAACTACAACCAAGACCCCATGTTCGGCGAGAAAAAGGTCGTGCTGGACGAGGAAAAACGCGCGCGCCTGCTGAAGAGCGCAATGTACGGCTGGTGCGGGGACGCGGATAGGAAGGATCCGTTGGTGTCGCCCGTGTTCGGCGATTACGCGGGTTTTCCCGCCACCTTGTTCACCGTGGGCGGGGACGAGATATTGAAGGACGATACGATGACGATAGCCGAAAACATGAAAGGACACGGCATCGAAGCACGGGTGATTTGCGACGAAAAAATGTTCCATATCTATCCGCTCTACTACAAAATGTTCCCCGAAAGCAAGCGTGCGTATAAGGAAATCCTCGCCTATATCACCGAAAAAATGCAATAA
- a CDS encoding response regulator transcription factor: MRILLAEDERELNRALVALFTRNNYSVDSVFNGADALTYLTEGDYDCAVLDVMMPKMDGITVLQTIRKAGKTLPVLILTAKGEIDDRILGLDSGADDYLTKPFSVKELLARVRAITRRLTVAADSELTYGNCTLSRSSYILRTPTGETRLSNKEFQMMEALLSRPGQVISVEQFMEKIWGYDSDSDISVVWVYVSNLRKKLAAIQANVQIKSLRNAGYTVELL, from the coding sequence ATGCGCATTTTATTGGCCGAGGACGAACGCGAACTCAATCGCGCGCTCGTCGCGCTGTTCACCCGCAACAACTATTCGGTGGATTCCGTCTTCAACGGCGCGGACGCGCTCACCTATCTCACCGAAGGGGACTACGATTGTGCCGTTTTGGACGTTATGATGCCCAAGATGGACGGCATCACCGTCCTGCAGACCATACGCAAGGCGGGCAAGACTCTTCCCGTCCTCATTCTCACGGCCAAAGGGGAGATAGACGACCGCATCTTAGGGCTGGACAGCGGCGCGGACGACTACCTCACCAAGCCATTTTCGGTCAAGGAACTCTTGGCGCGCGTACGCGCCATCACCCGCCGTCTCACGGTCGCCGCGGATTCCGAATTGACCTACGGCAACTGCACGTTGTCCCGCTCGTCCTATATACTTCGCACGCCCACGGGGGAGACGCGCCTTTCCAACAAGGAGTTTCAAATGATGGAAGCGCTATTGAGCCGCCCGGGGCAGGTGATATCCGTCGAACAGTTTATGGAGAAGATATGGGGCTACGATTCGGACAGCGACATCAGCGTGGTATGGGTGTACGTCTCCAATTTGCGCAAGAAACTCGCCGCCATTCAGGCCAACGTGCAGATAAAGTCCCTGCGCAACGCGGGCTACACGGTGGAATTGCTATGA
- a CDS encoding HAMP domain-containing histidine kinase — translation MIKKLRQRFIILSLAVVAAVILVIVVGIDVANYLNMQSKADAEIAFIEQGGAIAALPSGDSDEPQEDKFGRAPKGIPGETAFAARYFIVETDAEGNVWFFNLQRIARVDEDDLAYYVSRAKFSRGFVGNYRYRAVHTATGSRYVFLDCEKEIAATTTFIVSSAIITVVGLSVIALLIILLSRKVLAPVEESYRKQKRFITDAGHELKTPITVIGANAELLEMEIGEDNEWLESIKHQTQKLSSLTQELVYLSRMDESDAEVARAAFDLAQTVQSCVEEFRDAALVAEKDFVLDLTPLSVNANEEMVRRAVNLMLDNALKYAESESIRVSLRREGKFAVLEESNASSLPHGKHPELFERFYRADASRGGSEGYGIGLSVVRSIAEHNGGAVSCESDGATVVFRFTLPLA, via the coding sequence ATGATCAAAAAATTACGCCAACGGTTTATCATTCTTTCGCTCGCGGTGGTTGCCGCGGTCATCTTGGTCATCGTCGTGGGCATAGACGTCGCCAACTACCTCAATATGCAGTCCAAAGCGGACGCCGAGATCGCTTTCATCGAGCAGGGCGGCGCCATAGCCGCGCTTCCCTCGGGCGACTCCGACGAGCCGCAAGAGGACAAATTCGGTCGCGCGCCCAAGGGCATTCCCGGCGAAACGGCGTTTGCCGCGCGCTATTTCATCGTCGAGACGGACGCCGAGGGCAACGTGTGGTTTTTCAATCTCCAACGCATCGCCCGCGTAGACGAGGACGACCTCGCCTACTACGTTTCCCGCGCCAAATTTTCGCGTGGGTTCGTGGGCAACTATCGCTATCGGGCGGTGCACACGGCCACGGGCTCGCGCTACGTCTTCCTCGATTGTGAGAAGGAGATCGCCGCTACAACGACCTTCATCGTGTCGAGCGCCATCATCACGGTGGTCGGTCTTTCGGTCATCGCCTTGCTCATCATTCTCTTGTCGCGCAAGGTGCTCGCCCCCGTCGAGGAGAGCTACCGCAAGCAAAAGCGCTTCATCACGGACGCGGGACACGAGCTCAAAACCCCCATCACCGTTATAGGCGCCAACGCCGAACTACTTGAGATGGAGATAGGCGAGGACAACGAATGGCTCGAGTCCATCAAGCACCAAACGCAGAAGTTGAGCAGTCTTACCCAAGAGCTCGTCTACTTGTCCCGCATGGACGAATCGGATGCCGAAGTCGCGCGTGCTGCGTTCGATCTTGCGCAAACCGTGCAGTCGTGCGTAGAGGAGTTCCGCGACGCGGCCCTGGTCGCCGAGAAGGACTTCGTCCTCGACCTCACCCCCCTTTCGGTCAACGCCAACGAGGAGATGGTGCGCCGCGCGGTCAATCTCATGTTGGACAACGCGCTCAAATACGCCGAGAGCGAGTCCATACGCGTCTCCCTTCGCCGCGAGGGCAAATTCGCCGTGTTAGAGGAGTCCAACGCCTCGTCCCTTCCCCACGGCAAGCACCCCGAACTCTTCGAGCGCTTCTACCGTGCGGACGCCTCGCGCGGCGGTAGCGAAGGCTACGGCATCGGCCTTTCGGTCGTTCGCTCCATCGCGGAGCACAACGGCGGGGCGGTGTCCTGCGAGTCGGACGGCGCCACGGTGGTCTTCCGCTTCACCCTTCCCCTCGCGTAA
- a CDS encoding carbohydrate-binding domain-containing protein: MKKNENKDKQTNKRKNKGGKWLPWTIAVLTAVTIAVSACTTTGVDNAATGTDNATVTRQQNAANSTVTESEVASAAAEVSETLSAVSAEDYLLTEVIAVSEVQAEDEIPEDATCIDLSALTADNAPAGTSFKDSVLTVEAAGVYVLTGELDGAVEVAKNVEGVVRIVLNGATIKTTATQTVAAITFKQADDLRILTVAAGTTNEVSDSAGDTAAEGEGAAIQAKKCSLTINGTGTLNVTAIGDEACGIKVKKSLTVLDTTISVFAVKNGVKADDSIVMKNASVTVTAGGDAIKTDVEPETDEEATAYAADRTAGYIYIEHTSLTLSAADDGLVANGCLYIANDDADVITITTNGGAPDQITERSSDAADGKAIKVAGVTLTDEEDNETDYPAAYTENYALVVTGGTFRVDSNDDALHSKGNLLITGGTFTIASGDDGVHAEYLTKITGGTIDITRCYEGVEGAAVEITGGTVRITAKDDGVNAANADLTGYACYILVTGGDVTVDCSGDGLDSNGKLLLAGGKLTVFGPTTGGNSAVDSVTGTTISGGTVISTCFESMDPVGSTQYRVEANVNVSAGTKVTLRDADGVEVVGFVATKTCRNVLISTSTMTAGTYTLTYGTQSVTLTATAGTANGRGGFGGMGGNFDGMGGNFDGRGGQPPMDGQGGQRGQGGQRGQGGQPPQNGQDGSTPPELPDGQSFDGTTPPNGQTPPNAADGNQNATSPAQMG, encoded by the coding sequence ATGAAAAAGAATGAGAATAAAGATAAGCAAACGAACAAAAGGAAAAACAAAGGAGGAAAATGGTTGCCTTGGACGATAGCCGTATTGACCGCCGTCACCATTGCCGTTTCGGCTTGCACCACCACGGGTGTAGACAACGCCGCCACGGGTACGGACAACGCTACCGTCACCCGGCAACAAAACGCGGCGAATAGCACCGTCACCGAAAGTGAGGTTGCCTCTGCCGCCGCCGAAGTGTCCGAAACCTTGTCCGCCGTCTCCGCCGAGGACTATCTCCTCACCGAGGTCATTGCGGTCAGCGAGGTCCAAGCCGAGGACGAAATACCCGAGGACGCCACTTGTATCGACCTCTCGGCGCTTACCGCCGACAACGCCCCCGCGGGCACTTCGTTCAAGGATAGCGTGCTCACCGTCGAAGCGGCGGGCGTCTACGTCCTCACGGGCGAGTTGGACGGCGCCGTCGAAGTGGCCAAGAACGTAGAAGGGGTGGTACGTATCGTATTAAACGGCGCCACCATCAAGACGACGGCCACCCAGACCGTTGCCGCCATCACCTTCAAACAAGCGGACGATTTGCGCATTCTCACCGTTGCCGCCGGCACCACCAACGAGGTCTCGGATAGCGCGGGCGACACCGCCGCCGAGGGCGAGGGCGCGGCCATTCAGGCCAAGAAGTGCTCGCTTACCATCAACGGCACGGGCACCCTCAACGTCACCGCCATCGGAGACGAAGCCTGCGGTATCAAGGTCAAGAAGTCCCTCACCGTGCTCGATACGACCATTTCGGTCTTCGCGGTCAAGAACGGCGTCAAAGCGGACGATTCCATCGTGATGAAGAACGCCTCCGTCACGGTCACCGCGGGCGGCGACGCCATCAAGACGGACGTCGAACCCGAGACGGACGAGGAAGCCACCGCTTACGCGGCGGATAGAACGGCGGGATATATCTATATCGAGCATACCTCGCTCACCTTGTCCGCGGCGGATGACGGCCTCGTAGCCAACGGTTGCCTGTATATCGCCAACGACGACGCGGACGTCATCACCATCACCACCAACGGCGGCGCGCCCGACCAAATTACCGAGCGCAGTTCGGACGCGGCGGACGGCAAAGCCATCAAGGTAGCGGGCGTCACGCTTACCGACGAAGAGGACAACGAGACCGATTACCCCGCCGCCTATACCGAGAATTACGCCCTCGTCGTCACGGGCGGCACCTTCCGCGTCGACTCCAACGACGACGCGCTGCACAGCAAAGGCAATCTCCTCATCACGGGCGGCACCTTCACCATTGCCTCGGGTGACGACGGCGTCCACGCCGAGTATCTCACCAAGATCACCGGGGGCACCATAGATATCACGCGCTGTTACGAGGGTGTGGAAGGCGCGGCGGTGGAGATTACGGGCGGCACCGTGCGCATTACCGCCAAGGACGACGGCGTCAACGCGGCCAACGCGGACTTGACGGGTTACGCCTGCTATATCCTCGTCACGGGCGGCGACGTCACCGTGGACTGTTCGGGCGACGGATTGGACAGCAACGGCAAATTGCTCTTAGCGGGCGGCAAACTCACCGTATTCGGGCCGACCACGGGCGGCAATTCGGCCGTGGACAGCGTGACGGGCACCACCATTTCGGGCGGCACGGTCATCTCCACCTGTTTCGAGTCGATGGATCCCGTAGGCTCCACGCAGTATAGGGTAGAGGCCAACGTCAACGTGTCGGCGGGCACCAAGGTCACCTTGCGCGATGCGGATGGCGTCGAGGTCGTCGGTTTCGTCGCCACCAAGACCTGCCGCAACGTTCTCATCAGCACGTCCACGATGACGGCGGGCACCTACACCTTGACCTACGGTACCCAGAGCGTCACCTTGACGGCCACCGCGGGCACCGCCAACGGACGCGGGGGCTTCGGCGGCATGGGCGGCAACTTCGACGGCATGGGCGGCAACTTCGACGGTCGCGGCGGTCAACCCCCCATGGACGGGCAGGGCGGTCAACGCGGACAGGGCGGCCAACGCGGGCAGGGCGGTCAACCTCCGCAGAACGGGCAGGACGGCTCTACGCCTCCCGAGTTGCCCGATGGGCAATCGTTTGACGGTACCACGCCTCCCAACGGGCAGACCCCTCCCAACGCCGCAGATGGCAACCAAAACGCGACTTCGCCCGCTCAAATGGGTTAA
- a CDS encoding helix-turn-helix transcriptional regulator, giving the protein MSIRTAKIDYIVHAAADLFLSKGIAAVTIKDVTQVAGVGEATMYRYFSTKQNLVLRAAGLMADEIRASYFDLTAAATGLAKLEAFYGNFLRIYLERPAYYRFIFEFDATVELQGGAAEYEQTLLPYMQDYLDAYRAGRADGTVREIEDVKLFYLTTTHAIMGLCKKMTMDRVLLEQDKEGEREIRMLIDLIVYRLKNLCV; this is encoded by the coding sequence GTGAGCATTCGCACCGCCAAAATCGACTATATCGTCCATGCCGCCGCCGACCTCTTTTTGTCCAAAGGCATTGCCGCCGTCACCATCAAGGACGTCACGCAGGTTGCGGGGGTAGGCGAGGCCACGATGTACCGCTATTTTTCCACCAAGCAAAACCTCGTGTTGCGTGCGGCGGGGCTTATGGCGGACGAGATACGCGCCTCCTACTTCGATTTGACGGCCGCCGCCACGGGGCTTGCCAAGTTGGAGGCCTTCTACGGCAATTTCCTGCGCATCTATCTGGAGCGTCCCGCCTACTATCGCTTCATCTTCGAGTTCGACGCCACAGTCGAGTTGCAGGGCGGCGCGGCCGAGTACGAGCAGACCTTGCTCCCCTATATGCAGGACTATCTAGACGCCTATCGGGCAGGGAGAGCGGACGGCACGGTGCGGGAGATCGAGGACGTCAAGTTATTCTACCTCACCACCACGCACGCCATCATGGGGCTTTGCAAGAAGATGACGATGGACCGCGTTTTGTTGGAACAAGACAAAGAGGGCGAGCGCGAGATCCGTATGCTCATCGACCTCATCGTATACAGACTTAAAAACTTGTGCGTCTAA
- a CDS encoding MFS transporter — protein sequence MENTIEKSIGKRLSKKQIWIFALGQLGWSILGGIINTWLVTFYLPTSEDLTKNGAISYITPGLIIGGFLTILGLITAISRLFDAVTDPLIASLSDRSKNKRGRRIPFMQLAAVPFAVITVLLFCAPVNSVSPVNVAWISVFVILFYLFMTMYCTPYNALISEFGKTQEDRMAISTAISLTFFAGTLLAYTPFLFSGFLRGAVGFAWSYRIVFIVLAVIALVMMLLPTFLLKERDFVNAEPSKSNMFKSLASTFKNKDFRVFVGSDIMYWIGLTLFQTGLPFFVKVSMHLPELYVMVLMGAMTVLSAAFYPFVTKLVRKFGKKKLVIAGFLGLAVAYVIAALTNLPIIDRTVEGGTPVAFVLGFAICIVAAFPMALLGIIPQSIVADVAEAEGVVTGENREGMFFAARTFSMKLGQSIAMLAFTSLAIIGTTQNKASNDIAPSTKGLLIVALVAIGFCLAGAAILLMYREKHVMKLIAKEEDAAFMAAIANEKDDDDEAPAQEAESAEDSAAEETAPQTEDDNPDQSAPETEEND from the coding sequence ATGGAAAACACTATCGAAAAGTCCATCGGCAAACGCCTTTCCAAAAAGCAAATTTGGATATTCGCGTTAGGTCAACTCGGCTGGTCCATCTTGGGCGGCATCATCAACACGTGGTTGGTCACTTTCTACCTGCCCACCTCTGAGGACCTCACCAAGAACGGCGCCATTTCCTACATCACGCCGGGCCTCATCATCGGCGGCTTCCTCACCATTCTGGGCCTCATCACCGCCATCAGCCGTCTCTTCGACGCCGTCACCGACCCCCTTATCGCGTCCCTCTCCGACCGCAGCAAGAACAAACGCGGTCGCCGTATTCCCTTTATGCAACTTGCGGCGGTGCCGTTCGCGGTCATCACCGTGCTGCTGTTCTGCGCGCCGGTCAACAGCGTCAGCCCCGTCAACGTGGCTTGGATCTCCGTCTTCGTCATTCTGTTCTACCTGTTTATGACGATGTACTGCACCCCCTACAACGCCCTCATTTCCGAGTTCGGCAAGACGCAAGAGGATCGCATGGCCATTTCCACCGCCATCTCCCTCACCTTCTTTGCGGGCACCTTGTTGGCCTACACCCCCTTCCTGTTCTCGGGTTTCCTGCGCGGCGCGGTCGGTTTCGCTTGGAGCTATCGCATCGTGTTCATCGTGTTGGCGGTCATCGCCTTGGTGATGATGCTTCTCCCCACCTTCCTTCTCAAGGAGCGGGACTTCGTCAACGCCGAGCCGTCCAAGTCCAATATGTTCAAGTCCTTGGCTTCCACCTTCAAAAACAAGGATTTCCGCGTATTCGTGGGTTCGGACATTATGTATTGGATCGGTCTCACCCTGTTCCAGACGGGTTTGCCTTTCTTCGTCAAAGTCAGTATGCACCTGCCCGAGTTGTACGTTATGGTGCTCATGGGTGCCATGACCGTCTTGTCGGCCGCATTCTATCCCTTCGTCACCAAGTTGGTGCGTAAGTTCGGCAAGAAGAAATTGGTCATCGCGGGCTTCCTCGGTTTGGCCGTCGCCTACGTCATCGCCGCACTCACCAACCTTCCCATCATCGACCGCACCGTCGAGGGTGGCACGCCCGTCGCCTTCGTGCTGGGCTTCGCCATCTGCATCGTCGCCGCCTTCCCGATGGCGCTTCTGGGCATCATTCCCCAGTCCATCGTGGCCGACGTGGCCGAGGCCGAGGGCGTTGTCACGGGTGAAAACCGCGAGGGTATGTTCTTCGCCGCCCGTACCTTCTCGATGAAACTCGGTCAATCCATCGCCATGTTGGCCTTCACGTCGTTGGCCATCATCGGCACCACCCAAAACAAGGCGAGCAACGACATCGCGCCTTCCACCAAGGGCCTTCTCATCGTAGCCCTCGTGGCCATCGGCTTCTGCCTTGCCGGCGCCGCCATCCTTCTTATGTATCGAGAGAAGCACGTCATGAAACTCATCGCCAAGGAAGAGGACGCCGCCTTTATGGCCGCCATCGCGAACGAAAAGGACGATGACGACGAAGCGCCCGCCCAAGAGGCCGAGAGCGCCGAGGACTCCGCCGCCGAGGAAACCGCGCCCCAAACGGAAGACGACAATCCCGACCAATCCGCCCCCGAAACGGAAGAAAACGACTAA
- a CDS encoding MarR family transcriptional regulator has product MEEKYEALRLSNQLCFPLYAASKEVVKRYTPLLSALDLTYTQYIAMMVLWEKGEVSAKALGDCLYLDSGTLTPVLKCLETKGLVERRRSAEDERVLLCKITEKGVALREKAIDVPHQMATCVRLTPEEGQILYRLLYKLLGKEE; this is encoded by the coding sequence ATGGAAGAAAAATACGAAGCGCTACGGCTGAGCAATCAACTGTGCTTTCCCCTCTATGCCGCAAGCAAAGAGGTAGTCAAGCGTTACACGCCCCTTTTGTCCGCGCTGGATCTGACCTACACGCAATATATCGCCATGATGGTGCTGTGGGAAAAGGGAGAGGTGAGCGCGAAGGCTTTGGGAGACTGCTTGTACCTCGACTCGGGCACCTTGACGCCCGTCCTCAAATGCCTGGAAACCAAAGGGCTGGTGGAGCGTAGGCGAAGCGCCGAGGACGAGCGCGTGCTGCTGTGCAAAATCACCGAAAAAGGTGTGGCTTTGCGCGAAAAAGCCATAGACGTACCCCACCAAATGGCGACGTGCGTGCGTCTTACGCCCGAGGAAGGACAAATCTTGTATCGACTGCTTTATAAGCTGTTGGGGAAAGAAGAATAA
- a CDS encoding TIGR03905 family TSCPD domain-containing protein — translation MEHVYKTQMTCSTEIYFDLDGDVVKNIRFVGGCNGNLKALSKVLDGWTVEEIRAKLEGNTCGRRPTSCADQLVKAVVKAYDEEHKA, via the coding sequence ATGGAACACGTTTACAAAACACAAATGACTTGCTCGACCGAAATATACTTTGACCTCGACGGCGACGTCGTCAAAAACATCCGCTTCGTGGGCGGGTGCAACGGAAACCTCAAAGCCCTGTCCAAGGTGCTGGACGGGTGGACCGTGGAAGAAATACGCGCGAAGTTGGAGGGGAATACCTGCGGCAGACGCCCCACTTCGTGCGCCGACCAACTGGTGAAAGCCGTCGTAAAAGCCTACGACGAGGAACACAAGGCGTGA
- a CDS encoding glutathione peroxidase, giving the protein MKANIYQYVVKDNKGADVSMAEYKGKVLLIVNTATGCGFTPQYDGLQDLYEKYQAQGLEILDFPCNQFAGQAPGSAEEIESFCTGRFGITFRQFAKICVNGKNTEPLYEYLKAQQHGVLGERIKWNFTKFLVDREGNVVARFAPNVTPADIDEKIKELL; this is encoded by the coding sequence ATGAAAGCGAATATTTATCAATACGTTGTAAAAGATAACAAGGGTGCGGACGTCAGTATGGCCGAGTATAAGGGCAAAGTGCTCTTGATAGTCAATACCGCGACCGGGTGCGGATTTACGCCGCAATACGACGGATTGCAAGATTTGTATGAAAAATACCAGGCGCAAGGCTTGGAAATACTCGACTTCCCCTGCAATCAGTTCGCGGGACAGGCGCCCGGCTCGGCAGAGGAAATAGAGTCTTTCTGCACGGGGCGATTCGGCATCACTTTCCGCCAATTCGCCAAGATATGCGTGAACGGCAAGAATACGGAACCCTTGTACGAATACCTCAAGGCGCAACAACACGGCGTGTTGGGCGAGCGGATCAAGTGGAACTTCACCAAGTTTTTGGTGGATAGAGAGGGCAACGTGGTGGCGAGATTCGCGCCCAACGTGACGCCCGCCGATATAGATGAAAAAATAAAGGAGTTGCTGTAA
- a CDS encoding alpha/beta hydrolase fold domain-containing protein, translated as MKVFRAIIRIFFLIVAVGLLALSIGTLVPKTPFFGSIAAYITMGWYRVFIPATAALFLAVIIFFLIKRKWLNLLSAAFLAATIVICCVCLSGVIMTFREAGAMVDVAKTYSAKIDGDVQVKTVPYATSDTGEAALDVYYREDGKTGKPIVAYIHGGGWTSGDKSDHAYYWRKAAEAGYVAVSIGYDLSDKEHHRVNTCEKQLTAAFAYLNTHAAEYGASCDRLYLTGDSAGGNLALELAYKINDGVYSEWEGVALPKVKAVAVTYPVAYPAVFWHNDDMILGKPSKEMCESYTGTTPEQDEAVYDDITPANYIDAFTPPTMIIVGKCDTMVQPEQSYDLAKALEAAGIENRLVALPYLNHGFDTQNGDVLTQGVLSLLTQWFEAHP; from the coding sequence ATGAAAGTGTTTCGTGCGATAATCCGTATATTCTTCCTTATCGTTGCCGTGGGGCTATTGGCGCTCTCTATCGGCACGCTGGTGCCTAAGACGCCCTTCTTCGGCTCGATAGCCGCCTATATCACCATGGGGTGGTACCGCGTGTTTATCCCCGCGACGGCGGCGCTGTTTTTGGCGGTGATAATCTTCTTCCTCATCAAGCGCAAATGGCTGAACCTGTTGTCGGCGGCTTTCCTGGCGGCGACCATCGTGATATGCTGCGTGTGCCTGTCGGGCGTCATCATGACCTTCCGCGAGGCGGGGGCTATGGTGGACGTGGCGAAGACCTATTCGGCCAAAATAGACGGGGACGTACAGGTGAAAACCGTGCCATACGCTACGTCCGACACGGGCGAAGCGGCCTTGGACGTCTACTACCGAGAGGACGGAAAAACGGGAAAACCCATCGTGGCGTATATCCACGGGGGCGGCTGGACGAGCGGCGATAAGAGCGACCACGCCTATTATTGGCGCAAGGCTGCGGAAGCGGGATACGTCGCGGTGAGCATTGGCTACGACCTGTCGGACAAGGAACACCACCGCGTAAATACCTGCGAGAAGCAGTTGACCGCGGCCTTTGCCTACTTGAACACGCACGCCGCGGAATACGGCGCCTCTTGCGACAGGCTGTACCTCACGGGAGATTCGGCGGGGGGCAATCTGGCGCTCGAACTCGCCTACAAAATCAACGACGGCGTGTATAGCGAATGGGAGGGCGTGGCCCTGCCCAAAGTGAAGGCCGTGGCCGTGACCTATCCCGTGGCCTACCCCGCCGTGTTTTGGCACAACGACGATATGATACTGGGCAAGCCGTCCAAGGAAATGTGCGAGAGTTATACGGGGACGACCCCCGAACAAGACGAGGCCGTGTACGACGACATAACGCCCGCGAATTATATAGACGCGTTTACGCCGCCCACGATGATCATAGTGGGGAAATGCGATACCATGGTGCAACCCGAGCAGTCCTACGACCTGGCGAAGGCGCTCGAAGCCGCGGGTATCGAGAATAGGTTGGTGGCGCTACCATACCTCAATCACGGCTTCGACACGCAAAACGGGGACGTGCTGACGCAGGGCGTGCTGTCGCTACTGACGCAATGGTTCGAGGCGCATCCGTAA